Sequence from the Natronomonas marina genome:
GGTCGATGCCCTGGTCGGCGAGACTGCGGGACAGCGACTCCACGTAGTCCCGGAAGACCGGCGCGTCGACGGACATCGTGCCGTGGAACTGGCGGTGGTGGGGGCTGACGCCGACCGTCACCGTCGGCGTACAGAGCAGGTCCGCCCGCGCAGCGGCCTCACGGGCCAGCGCCTCCGCGATGACGTGGTCCGTCGACAGCGGCAGGTGCGGGCCGTGCTGTTCGGTCGACCCCAGCGGCACCACGGCCAGCGAGCCGTCGGCGAGGTGCTCGCCGGCCTCCGGCCAGGTCGCGTCACCGAGATACATACGCCGACCACGACGCCCACCCACAAAAGGGCAGCCGATCGACTACGACGCGCCGGCGACGACGACCCGGACCCGGTCGTCGCCGTGGTTGTGCAACTGTCGCCGCGTTCCGGGACCGACCCGAACCGCCTCGCCCGCCGCGAGCGTCGCCTCGGTCTCGGGCGGCGCGTCCTCGTCGCCACCGAGTCGGACGGTCAACTCGCCGTCGACGACCAGGTACACCTCCTCCTGGCCGTCGCCGGCGTGATCGTGGGCCTTCCCCTTCCCGCCGGGTTCCAGTTCGAGCAGCGTCACGCCGAGGCTCTCACACCCGAGCGGCTCCCGGAAGAACCACATGCCGCCGTACTCCTCGGGTACCACGCTGTCGAGGTCGTCGGTGCTGGCAGTCGCGTAGTCCATGCCCGCCCCTTCGGTCGCCAGGGGTAAAAAGCAGGTTTCAGTCGAGCGACACCTGTTCCGTCGGCGTCCGCCGCCGGACACGGCACAGCGACCGCCGGCTTGCGGCGCGACGGACGCTCGCTGCCGACGTCGGCCGGGCGTTCGCCGAGTAGCGGTCCGCTACTCGTCAGTCCCGTCCTCGTCCGGGGACCGGCCCGCCGCCGTGTCCTCGTCGCGCTCCGTTTCGGCGTGGGTGCCCGCATCCGTCCGTTCGTCGTCGGTCTCCACGGCGTCCGCGATTCGGGTCAGTTCCCGAACGAGTCGCCACAGCAGATACAGGACGAAGAGCAGGAGGGCGACGGCGACCCCGACGAGGACCTGCTGGAGGACGATCAGGCTGTAGAGAACCACGAGGAGGGCACCGATGCCGAGCGCCGTCCGGAGGTACGCCGCGGTTGGCTCGGATGTCGACACGGGTTCCCCGCCGTACCGCTCCGGGAAAAGTCCCGCGGTGGACCGTTCGGCGGCCGCCCCATCGTGCCGAGCGCTCGACTCGTCCGGTAGCTCTAAATCCCGCCGGTCCCCCACCGACACACAGCAGATGCGCCAGTACCACGACCTCGTCTCGGACGTCCTCGCGGGCGGGACGTACAAGCCGAACCGGACCGGCGTCGACACCGTGGCCTCGTTCTCGCATCACTACGAGGTTGACCTCGGGGAGGGCTTCCCGCTTTTGACGACGAAGAAGATGGACGGCTACCGGTGGAACTCGCTCATCCACGAACTGCTGTGGTACCTCTCCGGGGAGGCCCACATCCGCAATCTGCGGGAGGAGACGAAGATATGGGACGCCTGGGCCGACGACGACGGCGCTCTCGATACGGCCTACGGCCGCTTCTGGCGGCGGTTCCCGGTACCGGACGACACCGGCCGTCTGCCGGGCGAGTCCTGGCCCGACGACGCCCACCGCTGGACGGAGACCGAGACCGCACCCGACGGCACCGAGCGGCAGGTGTTCGACCAGATACGGTACGTCCTCGACACGCTGGCGGAGAACCCCGCCTCCCGCCGGATGGTGGTGAACGCCTGGCACCCGGCCAACGCCGCCGTCTCGACGCTGCCGCCGTGTCACTACACCTTCGTCTTCAACGTCCAGGGCGACCGCCTGAACGTCCACCTCACCCAGCGCTCCGGCGACATCGCGCTGGGCGTCCCGTTCAACCTCGCGGCGTACTCGCTTCTGGCCCACGCCGTCGCAAACCGGACCGACTTCGAGGTGGGCTCGTTCGGCCACACCATCGTCGACGCCCACGTCTACTGCGGCGAGGGCGAGCGCGGGGAGTTCTACGCCGAGCGCCTCCCGGAACTGCAGGAGCGGCTGGCGGCCGTGGCGGACCGCGAGGAGTACGCCGACGTCCGCGAGTGGCTCGAGGAGGCCGCGCCGCCGGAACCCGACGGCGAGGGCTACGACCACGTCCCCGGCCTGCTGACGCAGTTGAGCCGGGAGCCCCGCGAGCGGCCCCGCATCGAGGTGGCCGACCGGCCGCTCGACGACCTGGCGTACGACGACGTCGAACTCCACGACTACGACCCCGCGCCGGGGCTGGAGTTCTCGGTCGCCGAATGAAGGTCGTCCTCGTCGCCGCCGTCGCCGAGAACGGCGTCATCGGGTCGGACGGCGGGATGCCGTGGCACTACCCCGAGGACCTCCGGCAGTTCAAGGAGACGACGATGGGCCACCCCGTCGTGATGGGCCGGCGGACGTACGAGTCCATCGCCTCGCGGCTGGGCGGCCCGCTTCCCGGCCGGACGAACGTCGTTCTCTCGCGGCAGGACTCGCTGGATCTGCCCGAGGGCGCCGTCCACGCCCGGAGCATCGACGAGGCGCTTTCGGCGGCCGAGGCGGCGCTGGACGACGACCGGGAGGCGGTCTACGTCGTCGGTGGCGCCACCGTCTACGAGGAGTTTCTCGACCGGGCCGACGAACTCCGCATCACGGAGATCCCCGAGTCGCCCGACGGCGACACCCGCTTTCCCGACATCGGTGAGGAGTGGGCGGCGACCGACCGCGAGCGGGCGGGCGAGTTGACCGTCGTGACCTACCGTCGGCGGTAGCCGCCGTCGGCACGTCGGCAGGAGGGGGGTTTTAGCCGGGGCGACCCGAAGTACAGGTATGGCAACGGAGGGTGCCGACGACGCTGGGGGCCGGCCGACCGACCCCGCCGACGACGAGCGGGCCGAGTACGACTACGCCGGCGGCGGCGTCGACCGACCGGCGCTCGTCGCCGATCTCGAGCGGGTGGTCGACGGCGAGGTCCGGTTCGACGAGTACACGCGGACGCTGTACGCGACCGACGCGTCGGCCTACGAAGTGACGCCCGTCGGCGTAGTCTTTCCGACCGACACCGACGACGTGACCGCGACCGTCGAGTACTGCCACGAACGGTCCGTCCCGGTGCTGCCGCGCGGCGGCGGCACGTCGCTGGCCGGCCAGACCGTCAACGAGGCCGTCGTGCTCGACTTCACGCGGCACATGGACGACATCGTCGGCGTCGACCCCGACGCCCGGACGGCGACGGCGGGGCCGGGCGTGTTGCTCGGCGACCTGAACGCCGAACTCGCCGCCGAGGGGCTGAAGTTCGCGCCCGACCCCGCCTGGGGCGACAAGAGCGCGCTCGGCGGCGCCATCGGGAACAACTCGACGGGAAGCCACTCTTTGGTCTACGGCAAGACCGACGCCTACATCGAGGAACTGGAGGTCGTCCTCGCGGACGGCAGTGTCCACCGGTTCGGCGAACTCACCGTCGAGGAGTGGCGCCGCCGGGCCGACGGGGGCGGCCTCGTCGGCCGGATATACGCCGCCCTGCTCGCAGTCGTCGAGGAGTCCGCTGACGCGATTCGGGACGCCTACCCGGAACTGAAGCGGAACGTCTCCGGCTACAACCTCGACCGTCTCGTCGAGGAGTACGAGGCCGTGCAGGCGGGCGACCGCGAGACGGTCAACCTCGCTCGGGTCTTGGCGGGCAGCGAGGGGACCCTCGGCGTCGTCACCGAGGCGACGGTCGGGCTCGAACCCGTCCCGGAGACGAAGGCGATGGCACTTCTGGCCTACGAGGACCTCGTCACCGCGCTGTCGGACGTGGCGACGATACTGTCATTCGACCCCGCGGCCGTCGAGGTGCTCGACGACGTGCTGCTCGATCTGGCCCGCGAGACCTCAGAGTTCGGCGACCTCGTCGACGAGACCGTGCCCGAAGATGCCGGTAGCGTCCTGCTCGTGGAGTTCTACGCCGACGACGACGCCGAGGGGCGCCGACTGGTCGCGGAGTTGCTGGCCGACCGCCAGCCCGAGGTGACGACTGCGGCCGATCCGGACGATCCCCATCGAACCGACGCACCGGTGCGGGCCGTCTACGCCGCGGAGGCCCACGAGCAGGCCGAACGGGACCGCTTCTGGAAACTCCGGAAGTCCGGGCTGCCGATACTGCTCGGGCGGACCACCGACGCCAAACACATCAGCTTCATCGAGGACACCGCCGTCCCGCCCGAGCACCTCCCCGAGTACGTCGAGGCCTTTCAGGAACTGCTGGCGGACAACGACACCTTCGCCAGCTTCTACGCCCACGCCGGCCCGGGCTGTCTCCACATCCGCCCGCTCGTGAACACGAAGTCCGTCGAGGGCATCGAGACGATGGAGGCCATCGCGGAGGGTGCGACCGACCTCGTTTTCGAGTACGAGGGCAGCGTCTCCGGCGAGCACGGCGACGGCCGCGCACGCACGCAGTGGAACCGGAAGCTGTACGGCGAGGCGGTGTTCGAGCTGTTCCGCGAAATCAAGACGGCGTTCGACCCAGAGTGGCTCCTCAACCCCGGACAGGTCTGTGGCGACGTCTCCCCGACGGAGAACCTCCGGTTCGACCCCGACTACGAGTTCGACGCCGGCTTCGAGCCCACGCTCGAGTGGGACAACGAGAACGGCTTCCAGGGGATGGTCGAGCTGTGTCACGGCTGTGGCGGCTGTCGCGGGCCCCAGGAGACGACCGGCGGCGTGATGTGTCCGACCTACCGGGCGGCAAACGAGGAGGTCCTGAGCACGCGCGGCCGGGCGAACGCCCTCCGGGCGGCGATGTCCGGCGACCTCGACGTCGAGGCGACCGACGAGGAGTTCCTGACGGAGGTGCTGGACCTCTGTATCGGCTGCAAGGGCTGTTCGACCGACTGCCCCAGCGAGGTCGACCTCGCGAAACTGAAGGCCGAACTCCAGCACGAACACCACGACCGCCGCGGGACGACGCTGCGCGAGCGGCTGTTCGCCAACGTCGAGTGGACCGCCAGTGTCGGGAGCACGCTTGCACCGGTGTCGAACTGGCTCCCGTCGCTGCCCGGCGCCCGCGGACTCCTGGAGCGGACCGTCGGCATCGCCCGCGAGCGAGAACTGCCGACCTTCCGCCGGGAGTCGTTCGTCGAGTGGTTCGACGCCCGCGGGCCGGCGGTCTCCGAGGCGGCGGCCGACGAGCGGGTCCTGCTCTTGCCCGACACGTTCACGAACTACACCGACCCGGCGGTGCCGAAGGCGGCTGTCAGGGTCTTGGAGGCGGCCGGCGTCCACGTCCGGGTCCCCGATGTCGGCCCGAGCGGCCGGGCGGCCTTCTCGAAGGGCTTTCTCGACGTGGCCGAAGAGCGCGCCCGTGAGGTGGTGACCGAACTCGCTCCCCGCGTCGAGGAGGGGTGGGAGGTCGTCGTCTGTGAGCCGTCCGACGCCGTGATGGTGCAGTCGGACTACGCCGACCTGCTCGGGGACAACACCTCGGCGGAGTTGCTCGCAAAGCACACCTTCGGCGTCTGTGAGTACCTCGACGTCCGCGGACTCGACGAACGGCTCGCCTTCGAGGCGGCCGAGGAGCCGCTGGTCTATCACGGCCACTGCCACCAGAAGGCGATAAAGCGGGACCACCACGCCGTCGGCGTCCTGCGGCGGGCCGGCTACGACGTCGAGCCGCTGGACTCGACCTGCTGTGGGATGGCGGGGTCGTTCGGTTACGAGGCCGAACACTACTCGATGAGCCGTGCCATCGGCCGGTTGCTCTTCGAGCAGGTCGACGACGCCGGCGGCGCTCCCGTCGCGCCCGGTGCCTCCTGCCGGACGCAGCTCGGCGACCGCGAGGACGGGACGGCGCCCGACCACCCGATCCAGCGGCTCGCGGCCGCTCTCGCGGAGTGATCGGCCGACCGCCCGAGAGCGGTCGATCCGTCCCGACCGATACCCGAGCCACAGGGATTTTATAATCCCGCGGTAGTGGGTCCGGTATCGATGGTACGGTCGCTCGAAGGGCGACGGCTGTCCCTTCTCCTCGCCGGCGTCCTGCTGTGTTCGGTGGCAGCGCCCGCCGTCACCGTGAGCGGGACCGCGCCGGGAGCCGGGCCCGACGCGGAGGGTCCCGCCTCGGGGACCGCACCCGGTTCGGTGTCCACGGCGTCGGTCGGCGCGCCGACGCTGCTGCAGGGGTTCGAGGCCGACCGGACCTCCTTTCGGGTCACCGTCTACGAGAACGGCTCGGCGGAGTGGCTGTTCCGCTACGAGAAGAGCCTCAACGACTCCGAGCGGGCGGACTTCGAGGCGTTCGCCGAGGAGTTCGACCGCAACGAGACGGAACTGTTCGTCAACTTCCGAGAGCGTGCGCGGTGGCTGGCGGACAACGGCTCGACGGCGACCGGCCGGGAGATGAGCGCCGAGAGCTTCCGGCGGGACGCCGGCGTCGAGGGACTGGACCCCCAGACGCAGGCGCTCGGCGTCGTCGAGATGTCGTTCCGGTGGCAGGGCTTCGCACGGGTGGCCGACGACGGCCGGGTCGTGGCCGGCGACGTCTTCGAGGGCGGCCTCTACATCGGCTCGGATCAGGAACTGGTCTTCGTCGCCGGCCCGAACCTGACCTTCGACGAGGCCCGTCCCGACGACGGCGACCGGGTCGTCTCCGCGGGGACGCTCGCCGACAGCGAGTCCGTCACCTGGACCGGCGAGAAGTCCTTCACCGACCAGCGGCCGCGGGTCGTCCTGACGGACGCCGGGGATGCCACCGGCGAGACGGGAACGGCCCCGTCGTCGACGGCGACGCCGACGCCGACCGGAACCGGTTCGGGCTGGCTCCTGCCGGCGGGCGTGCTGGTGGTGGTTCTCGTCCTCGGGACCGGCGCGGCTGTCGCCTACCGGAACGGCGTCTTCGCGCCGACCGACGGCGACGGTGGCGCGGCAGTCACGGAGGCGAGCGGTGACGACGACGGCGGTACCGCTGCTACCGGCGCGGATGCCGACGCGGAGTCGCCGGCCGCCGTCACCGAGGCGGAACTGCTCTCCGACGAGGAACGCGTCGTCAACCTGCTCGAGGACAACGGCGGCCGGATGAAGCAGGTCGACATCGTCGAGGAGACCGACTGGTCGAAGTCGAAGGTGTCGATGCTGCTGTCGGACATGGAGGACGAAGAGCACATCTCGAAGCTCCGGGTCGGCCGCGAGAACATCGTCTCGCTGACCGGGCACGAACCGGACGCGGCCGGCTCCCCGTTCGACGACGAGGAGTGACGTTGCACCCGGAACCGACGGCCATTTGAGTCGGCGGACCGACCTCCCAACATGGAAGCGGAATCGGAGTCCGAGCCGAGGGTGTCGGACCACCAGACGAAGACCAGCCCGTGGCCCGTCGTCGTCGTCCTCGGCATCGTGCTCAGCGAGGTCGGCATCCTCTTCAACCTCTATCCGGTCTCGGTGACCGGCCTGTTGCTCTTCACCGGCAGCATCGCCGGCATCGTCGACGAGGCCGGCTACGTCGCAACGCCGTGGCGACTGCTCGCGGGGCTTGGCGCGAGTTTCGTCGTCGTCGGCCTGCTCTTCGTCTCCTCGCAGGTCGACGGCGGCGTCTCGGCGTACGTCGCCGCCGCGGCGCTGGACAACGGCATCGTCCAGCGGGGCTACACCATCGCCGCGACCGGTGCCGTCGCGGCCCTCGGTGGTCTCCTCGCGCCGCTCGCCCTGAACCAGTAACCTCTTTGTGTCGCTGCCCGAACCGTCGAGCAATGAGTGAACGCACGTTCGACCGCGAGACGCTCCTCGATTTGACGGTGAACGTCATCCCGCTGGGCATACTCGCCTTCTTCGTCGTCGCGTACGCCGTCATCGGCTCGTTCCCGAGCGACCCGCTGGTCGTGGTCATCCAGATGTCGATCATCCTGCTGACCGGTGCCAGCCTCGCCGTCCTGACGTACTACTCCGGGAAGGCCATCTCCGGGGCCGAAGAAGAGATGGACGAGTACGTCCCGGCGGGCTACTCGAAGGAGGACGCCGAGACCGCGGGCGTCCCCGGTGAATCGGAATCCGAACCGACCGACGACGCCTGACCCCCCGCTCGGTCACCGTCGACCGCCGTCCACCAGTACCGTATGCGGTGATATTTCCCGGCGATGGCGCCGGCATAACGCAACCTTTCTTTACCCGTAGTCCTTCGCACCGACTAGACAACCATGGCTGCTGAACAGCTTGCGCTGACGGTTCTCATGGGGGCGCTTCTCGTCGGTATCGCTGCCTTCCTCGCCCGCATGGAGGACTGGCGCACGTACAACCCGCTCGCCAGCGGCGAGGCCGCCGGCGCGACGGGACACGGGCACAAACCGTCGGGCATCGCTCGCTGGCTGACCACCGTCGACCACAAGGACATCGGCATCCTCTACGGCACCTACGGCGTCATCGCGTTCCTCTGGGGCGGCATCGCCGTCCTCCTGATGCGGGTCGAGTTGATGACTCCCTCCTCGAACTTCATCCAGCCGTCGCTGTACAACGCGCTGTTGACGAGTCACGGCATCACGATGCTGTTCCTCTTCGGGACGCCCATCATCGCGGCCTTCGCCAACTACTTCGTGCCGCTGCTCATCGGCGCCGACGACATGGCCTTCCCCCGCATCAACGCCATCGCCTTCTGGCTGTTGCCGCCGGGGGCGCTGCTCATCTGGGCCGGCTTCTTCACCATCCCGCTGCCCATCGAGATCGGGCCCGCCGAGACCTCCTGGACGATGTACGCGCCGCTGTCGGTCGAGCAGTCCAACCCCGGCGTCGACCTGATGATGCTCGGCCTGCACCTCACCGGCGTCTCGGCGACGATGGGGGCCATCAACTTCATCGCGACCATCTTCACCGAGCGCGGCGAGGACGTCACCTGGGCCAACCTCGACATCTTCTCGTGGACCATCCTCACCCAGTCGGGCCTCATCCTCTTCGCGTTCCCGCTTCTGGGCAGCGCGCTCATCATGCTCCTCATGGACCGCAACTTCGGGACGACGTTCTTCGCCGTCGAGGGCGGTGGTCCGATACTGTGGCAGCACCTCTTCTGGTTCTTCGGCCATCCGGAGGTGTACATACTCGTGTTGCCGATGATGGGCATCGTCTCGTGGATACTGCCGAAGTTCGCGGGCCGGAAGCTGTTCGGCTTCAAGTTCGTCGTCTACTCGACTCTGGCCATCGGCGTGCTCTCCTTCGGCGTCTGGGCCCACCACATGTTCGGCAGCGGGATGGACCCCCGCATCCGCGCGTCGTTCATGGCCACCTCGTTGGCCATCGCCATTCCATCGGCAGTCAAGACGTTCAACTGGATCACGACGCTGTGGAACGGCCGGGTCCGGCTGACCGCGCCGATGCTGTTCTGTCTCGGC
This genomic interval carries:
- a CDS encoding cupin domain-containing protein, producing the protein MDYATASTDDLDSVVPEEYGGMWFFREPLGCESLGVTLLELEPGGKGKAHDHAGDGQEEVYLVVDGELTVRLGGDEDAPPETEATLAAGEAVRVGPGTRRQLHNHGDDRVRVVVAGAS
- the thyA gene encoding thymidylate synthase, which translates into the protein MRQYHDLVSDVLAGGTYKPNRTGVDTVASFSHHYEVDLGEGFPLLTTKKMDGYRWNSLIHELLWYLSGEAHIRNLREETKIWDAWADDDGALDTAYGRFWRRFPVPDDTGRLPGESWPDDAHRWTETETAPDGTERQVFDQIRYVLDTLAENPASRRMVVNAWHPANAAVSTLPPCHYTFVFNVQGDRLNVHLTQRSGDIALGVPFNLAAYSLLAHAVANRTDFEVGSFGHTIVDAHVYCGEGERGEFYAERLPELQERLAAVADREEYADVREWLEEAAPPEPDGEGYDHVPGLLTQLSREPRERPRIEVADRPLDDLAYDDVELHDYDPAPGLEFSVAE
- a CDS encoding dihydrofolate reductase gives rise to the protein MKVVLVAAVAENGVIGSDGGMPWHYPEDLRQFKETTMGHPVVMGRRTYESIASRLGGPLPGRTNVVLSRQDSLDLPEGAVHARSIDEALSAAEAALDDDREAVYVVGGATVYEEFLDRADELRITEIPESPDGDTRFPDIGEEWAATDRERAGELTVVTYRRR
- a CDS encoding FAD-binding and (Fe-S)-binding domain-containing protein, giving the protein MATEGADDAGGRPTDPADDERAEYDYAGGGVDRPALVADLERVVDGEVRFDEYTRTLYATDASAYEVTPVGVVFPTDTDDVTATVEYCHERSVPVLPRGGGTSLAGQTVNEAVVLDFTRHMDDIVGVDPDARTATAGPGVLLGDLNAELAAEGLKFAPDPAWGDKSALGGAIGNNSTGSHSLVYGKTDAYIEELEVVLADGSVHRFGELTVEEWRRRADGGGLVGRIYAALLAVVEESADAIRDAYPELKRNVSGYNLDRLVEEYEAVQAGDRETVNLARVLAGSEGTLGVVTEATVGLEPVPETKAMALLAYEDLVTALSDVATILSFDPAAVEVLDDVLLDLARETSEFGDLVDETVPEDAGSVLLVEFYADDDAEGRRLVAELLADRQPEVTTAADPDDPHRTDAPVRAVYAAEAHEQAERDRFWKLRKSGLPILLGRTTDAKHISFIEDTAVPPEHLPEYVEAFQELLADNDTFASFYAHAGPGCLHIRPLVNTKSVEGIETMEAIAEGATDLVFEYEGSVSGEHGDGRARTQWNRKLYGEAVFELFREIKTAFDPEWLLNPGQVCGDVSPTENLRFDPDYEFDAGFEPTLEWDNENGFQGMVELCHGCGGCRGPQETTGGVMCPTYRAANEEVLSTRGRANALRAAMSGDLDVEATDEEFLTEVLDLCIGCKGCSTDCPSEVDLAKLKAELQHEHHDRRGTTLRERLFANVEWTASVGSTLAPVSNWLPSLPGARGLLERTVGIARERELPTFRRESFVEWFDARGPAVSEAAADERVLLLPDTFTNYTDPAVPKAAVRVLEAAGVHVRVPDVGPSGRAAFSKGFLDVAEERAREVVTELAPRVEEGWEVVVCEPSDAVMVQSDYADLLGDNTSAELLAKHTFGVCEYLDVRGLDERLAFEAAEEPLVYHGHCHQKAIKRDHHAVGVLRRAGYDVEPLDSTCCGMAGSFGYEAEHYSMSRAIGRLLFEQVDDAGGAPVAPGASCRTQLGDREDGTAPDHPIQRLAAALAE
- a CDS encoding helix-turn-helix transcriptional regulator — protein: MVRSLEGRRLSLLLAGVLLCSVAAPAVTVSGTAPGAGPDAEGPASGTAPGSVSTASVGAPTLLQGFEADRTSFRVTVYENGSAEWLFRYEKSLNDSERADFEAFAEEFDRNETELFVNFRERARWLADNGSTATGREMSAESFRRDAGVEGLDPQTQALGVVEMSFRWQGFARVADDGRVVAGDVFEGGLYIGSDQELVFVAGPNLTFDEARPDDGDRVVSAGTLADSESVTWTGEKSFTDQRPRVVLTDAGDATGETGTAPSSTATPTPTGTGSGWLLPAGVLVVVLVLGTGAAVAYRNGVFAPTDGDGGAAVTEASGDDDGGTAATGADADAESPAAVTEAELLSDEERVVNLLEDNGGRMKQVDIVEETDWSKSKVSMLLSDMEDEEHISKLRVGRENIVSLTGHEPDAAGSPFDDEE
- a CDS encoding DUF7541 family protein, with the translated sequence MEAESESEPRVSDHQTKTSPWPVVVVLGIVLSEVGILFNLYPVSVTGLLLFTGSIAGIVDEAGYVATPWRLLAGLGASFVVVGLLFVSSQVDGGVSAYVAAAALDNGIVQRGYTIAATGAVAALGGLLAPLALNQ
- a CDS encoding DUF6684 family protein, whose amino-acid sequence is MSERTFDRETLLDLTVNVIPLGILAFFVVAYAVIGSFPSDPLVVVIQMSIILLTGASLAVLTYYSGKAISGAEEEMDEYVPAGYSKEDAETAGVPGESESEPTDDA
- the ctaD gene encoding cytochrome c oxidase subunit I; protein product: MAAEQLALTVLMGALLVGIAAFLARMEDWRTYNPLASGEAAGATGHGHKPSGIARWLTTVDHKDIGILYGTYGVIAFLWGGIAVLLMRVELMTPSSNFIQPSLYNALLTSHGITMLFLFGTPIIAAFANYFVPLLIGADDMAFPRINAIAFWLLPPGALLIWAGFFTIPLPIEIGPAETSWTMYAPLSVEQSNPGVDLMMLGLHLTGVSATMGAINFIATIFTERGEDVTWANLDIFSWTILTQSGLILFAFPLLGSALIMLLMDRNFGTTFFAVEGGGPILWQHLFWFFGHPEVYILVLPMMGIVSWILPKFAGRKLFGFKFVVYSTLAIGVLSFGVWAHHMFGSGMDPRIRASFMATSLAIAIPSAVKTFNWITTLWNGRVRLTAPMLFCLGFVSNFVIGGITGVFLAAIPVNLVLHETYYVVGHFHYVVMGMIAFAGFGAVYYWFPIVTGRMYQRTLAKWHFWLSMIGVNVTFFAMLLMGYLGMPRRYATYEFNPALAPLASVRVLHQVTTVGAFLIGIGTLIWLWNIAQSWAEGPEVTDPDPWNTKRDGLHGREFAWFEDQLATEGKLATTDGGDADEDELATDGGTEQATDDAE